A genomic window from Streptomyces broussonetiae includes:
- a CDS encoding 2-aminoethylphosphonate ABC transporter substrate-binding protein: protein MPRTRITLAVALALLATPALAACGGSSSASNAKEVTVYSADGLKGENGDGWYDRVFADFTKQTGIKVKYVEGGSGEIVQRAVREKSNPQADVLVTLPPFIQEADTKGLLEKYEPKDADQVSGADKSIDGTWTSVVDNYFGFVYNKKELKQAPKTWNELLDPQYKNKLQYSTPGVAGDGTAVLIKAVHDFGDKGQALAFLKKLQANNVGPSASTGKLAPKVDKGELLVANGDVQMNYAQAKTMPNLGIWFPAGKDGKPTTFALPYAAGLVGKAPHSENGRKLLDFMLAQKQQQEVSSIGGGFASRQDVKATDADAIDLTKIMDGVNLFTPDWNDIDKNLTSYVEDWKAATGS from the coding sequence ATGCCCAGAACCCGTATCACGCTCGCCGTAGCCCTCGCTCTCCTCGCCACCCCCGCGCTGGCCGCCTGCGGCGGCTCCTCCTCCGCCTCGAACGCCAAGGAGGTCACCGTCTACAGCGCCGACGGCCTCAAGGGCGAGAACGGCGACGGCTGGTACGACAGGGTCTTCGCGGACTTCACCAAGCAGACCGGCATCAAGGTCAAGTACGTCGAGGGCGGCTCGGGCGAGATCGTGCAGCGCGCCGTCCGCGAGAAGAGCAACCCGCAGGCCGACGTGCTGGTCACCCTCCCGCCCTTCATCCAGGAGGCCGACACCAAGGGCCTGCTGGAGAAGTACGAGCCCAAGGACGCCGACCAGGTCAGCGGCGCCGACAAGTCCATCGACGGCACCTGGACCTCCGTCGTCGACAACTACTTCGGCTTCGTCTACAACAAGAAGGAGCTGAAGCAGGCTCCCAAGACGTGGAACGAACTGCTCGACCCCCAGTACAAGAACAAGCTGCAGTACTCCACCCCGGGTGTCGCCGGTGACGGCACCGCCGTGCTCATCAAGGCCGTGCACGACTTCGGCGACAAGGGCCAGGCCCTCGCCTTCCTGAAGAAGCTGCAGGCCAACAACGTCGGCCCGTCCGCCTCCACCGGCAAGCTCGCGCCCAAGGTCGACAAGGGCGAACTGCTCGTCGCCAACGGCGATGTGCAGATGAACTACGCCCAGGCCAAGACCATGCCGAACCTCGGCATCTGGTTCCCGGCCGGCAAGGACGGCAAGCCCACCACCTTCGCCCTGCCGTATGCGGCCGGCCTGGTCGGCAAGGCCCCGCACAGCGAGAACGGCAGGAAGCTGCTCGACTTCATGCTCGCGCAGAAGCAGCAGCAGGAGGTCAGCTCGATCGGCGGCGGCTTCGCGTCCCGCCAGGACGTCAAGGCCACCGACGCCGACGCCATCGACCTCACCAAGATCATGGACGGCGTGAACCTCTTCACGCCCGACTGGAACGACATCGACAAGAACCTCACGTCGTACGTCGAGGACTGGAAGGCGGCCACCGGCAGCTGA
- a CDS encoding ABC transporter permease codes for MLVHSRGAKWAVWAVFLLLFVPLFALPLLVVLGASFATHWSSVLPSGPTTANYRAATRGEALQALTTSLLTAVGASLLALTVGTWAALAAAALKKRYRRVMDALFVLPVAVPSVVVGLSILVAFSKPPMLLNGTRWIVILAHTVLVTAFAHQSVSAAITRLDPAYEQAAASLGARPSYVLWRVRLPLLLPSLTAAAGLCFALSMGELSATMMLYPPDWTPLPVLIYGATDRGALFTGSAVAVVLMAATLIVLFAVSRVRTRASYR; via the coding sequence GTGCTGGTGCATAGCCGTGGGGCCAAGTGGGCCGTCTGGGCGGTGTTCCTGCTGCTCTTCGTGCCGCTGTTCGCCCTGCCCCTCCTCGTCGTCCTCGGCGCCTCCTTCGCCACCCACTGGTCCAGCGTCCTGCCCTCGGGCCCGACCACGGCCAACTACCGTGCCGCCACCCGCGGCGAGGCCCTGCAGGCGCTCACCACCAGCCTGCTCACCGCCGTCGGGGCCAGCCTGCTCGCGCTGACCGTCGGCACCTGGGCCGCGCTGGCCGCGGCGGCCCTGAAGAAGCGCTACCGCAGGGTCATGGACGCCCTCTTCGTGCTGCCGGTCGCCGTACCGTCGGTCGTCGTCGGACTGTCGATCCTGGTGGCGTTCTCCAAGCCGCCGATGCTGCTCAACGGCACCCGGTGGATCGTGATCCTCGCGCACACCGTGCTGGTCACGGCCTTCGCCCACCAGTCCGTGTCGGCGGCGATCACCCGCCTCGACCCGGCCTACGAACAGGCCGCCGCCTCCCTCGGCGCCCGGCCCTCCTACGTGCTGTGGCGGGTACGGCTGCCCCTGCTGCTGCCGTCCCTGACCGCCGCCGCCGGCCTCTGCTTCGCCCTGTCCATGGGCGAGCTGAGCGCCACGATGATGCTCTATCCGCCCGACTGGACCCCGCTTCCCGTCCTGATCTACGGCGCCACCGACCGCGGCGCCCTGTTCACCGGTTCCGCCGTCGCCGTGGTGCTGATGGCCGCGACCCTGATCGTCCTGTTCGCCGTCTCCCGGGTCCGCACCCGGGCGTCGTACCGCTGA
- a CDS encoding 2-aminoethylphosphonate ABC transporter permease subunit, whose translation MADTVRTTRAVRGRSRPGGGSRRPSTAPRRPFGAFLWALPPVAALALFFLYPLALVVQQSFQPDSGGTSLQPYADVFASEAFRNALWTTVWLAVAATIGCLVLGFLLALVIAFVPFPGAKAVARFIDVFLSFPSFLITLALLFIYGSVGMANGAWTDLTGAASGPFQFLTTPWGVLLAEVTYFTPFVMRPLLAAFSQLDTSQLEAASSLGARAPRIVRQVILPEALPALAAGGSLVLVLCLNEFGIVLFTGAKGVTTLPTLVYSKAILESDYPGACVVAVVNVLISVGLYGLYRVVSRRAGA comes from the coding sequence ATGGCTGACACCGTCCGCACCACGCGAGCCGTCCGTGGCCGGTCGCGCCCGGGTGGCGGCAGCCGCAGGCCGAGCACGGCCCCGCGGCGCCCCTTCGGGGCGTTCCTGTGGGCGCTGCCACCCGTCGCCGCCCTCGCCCTCTTCTTCCTCTACCCCCTCGCCCTCGTCGTCCAGCAGTCCTTCCAGCCCGACTCCGGCGGCACCTCCCTGCAGCCGTACGCCGACGTCTTCGCCTCCGAGGCGTTCCGCAACGCGCTGTGGACGACCGTCTGGCTGGCCGTGGCCGCCACCATCGGCTGCCTGGTGCTCGGCTTCCTGCTGGCGCTGGTCATCGCGTTCGTGCCGTTCCCCGGGGCGAAGGCGGTGGCGCGGTTCATCGATGTGTTCCTGTCCTTCCCGTCCTTCCTGATCACGCTGGCGCTGCTGTTCATCTACGGCAGCGTGGGCATGGCGAACGGGGCGTGGACGGATCTGACCGGCGCGGCGAGCGGGCCGTTCCAGTTCCTGACCACCCCCTGGGGCGTGCTGCTGGCCGAGGTCACCTACTTCACGCCGTTCGTGATGCGGCCGCTGCTCGCCGCCTTCTCGCAGCTGGACACATCGCAGCTGGAGGCGGCCAGTTCACTGGGCGCGCGGGCGCCGCGGATCGTGCGGCAGGTGATCCTGCCCGAGGCGCTGCCCGCGCTCGCGGCCGGCGGGAGCCTCGTCCTCGTGCTCTGTCTCAACGAGTTCGGCATCGTGCTGTTCACCGGTGCGAAGGGGGTCACCACCCTGCCGACGCTCGTCTACAGCAAGGCGATCCTGGAGTCCGACTATCCGGGCGCGTGTGTGGTCGCCGTCGTCAACGTCCTGATCTCCGTGGGGCTGTACGGCCTCTACCGGGTGGTGAGCCGTCGTGCTGGTGCATAG
- a CDS encoding ABC transporter ATP-binding protein, translating into MGIRFDSVTVAYDGKTVDTLALDSLDLTVEPGEVMALLGPSGSGKTTALRAVAGFVRPVSGRVLLGGRDVTDLPPYRRGIGMVVQQYALFPHLRVDENVAFGLKARRTPRNEIRQRVAEALEMTGMASYARRHPRELSGGQQQRVAIARALAIRPDVLLLDEPLSALDAQLRSGMLAELARLHRELPEVSMLYVTHDQVEALTLADRIAVMDKARLQACGTPKELYRAPANEFTASFVGGANLVPVTVGTGAVSFAGTELTADTTGVLAGARATLCVRPHLVGLGEGPNRLVGTVTEIQWRGATHRLYVEVDGHHVMADLRELKNPPSLGDVVALHFAPEDAVLLPAGVSHG; encoded by the coding sequence ATGGGCATCCGCTTCGACTCCGTCACCGTCGCCTACGACGGCAAGACCGTCGACACCCTCGCTCTCGACTCGCTCGACCTGACCGTCGAGCCCGGCGAGGTCATGGCGCTGCTCGGGCCGTCCGGCTCCGGCAAGACCACCGCGCTGCGGGCGGTCGCCGGGTTCGTACGGCCCGTGTCCGGGCGGGTGCTCCTCGGCGGCCGGGACGTGACGGACCTGCCGCCGTACCGGCGCGGTATCGGCATGGTGGTGCAGCAGTACGCGCTCTTCCCGCACCTGCGGGTCGACGAGAACGTGGCCTTCGGACTCAAGGCACGCAGGACGCCCAGGAACGAGATACGGCAGCGGGTCGCCGAGGCACTCGAGATGACCGGGATGGCCTCCTACGCCCGCCGCCACCCGCGCGAGCTGTCCGGCGGACAGCAGCAGCGGGTCGCCATCGCCCGGGCGCTCGCCATCCGGCCGGACGTGCTGCTCCTGGACGAGCCGCTGTCCGCGCTGGACGCCCAGCTGCGCTCCGGAATGCTGGCCGAACTCGCCCGGCTGCACCGGGAGTTGCCCGAGGTCTCGATGCTGTACGTCACCCACGACCAGGTCGAGGCGCTGACCCTGGCCGACCGGATCGCGGTGATGGACAAGGCGCGGCTGCAGGCCTGCGGCACGCCCAAGGAGCTGTACCGCGCCCCGGCCAACGAGTTCACCGCCTCCTTCGTGGGCGGCGCGAACCTGGTGCCGGTGACCGTCGGGACCGGCGCGGTCTCCTTCGCGGGCACCGAGCTGACGGCCGACACGACGGGGGTGCTCGCCGGGGCGCGGGCCACGCTGTGCGTACGGCCCCACCTGGTCGGGCTCGGCGAAGGCCCCAACCGGCTCGTCGGCACCGTCACCGAGATCCAGTGGCGCGGCGCCACGCACCGGCTGTACGTCGAGGTCGACGGGCACCACGTGATGGCCGACCTGCGTGAGCTGAAGAACCCGCCCTCGCTCGGGGACGTGGTGGCGCTGCACTTCGCGCCGGAGGACGCGGTGCTGCTCCCTGCCGGGGTGAGCCATGGCTGA
- a CDS encoding HAD family hydrolase codes for MSTVTDNPLTDIRLVVLDMAGTTVADGGLVERAFASAAAELGVEPGSPRHAEHLAYVRATMGESKISVFRHLFGDEDSAQRANGAFEKAYGDLVDSGLIAPLPGAREAIEELAAAGRTVVLTTGFARVTQDAILDALGWRDPSFPVALTLCPADAGGRGRPYPDMVLQAFLHTKAAESTTQVAVVGDTSYDVLSGVRAGAGLVAGVRTGAHGDDAFRAAGATHVLDSVADLPTLLSGAR; via the coding sequence GTGAGCACCGTGACCGACAACCCCCTGACCGACATCCGTCTCGTCGTCCTCGACATGGCCGGCACCACCGTCGCCGACGGCGGCCTCGTCGAGCGCGCCTTCGCGTCCGCCGCCGCCGAACTCGGCGTCGAGCCCGGCTCGCCCCGGCACGCCGAGCACCTGGCCTACGTCCGCGCCACCATGGGCGAGTCCAAGATCTCCGTCTTCCGGCACCTGTTCGGCGACGAGGACAGCGCCCAGCGCGCCAACGGCGCCTTCGAGAAGGCGTACGGCGACCTGGTCGACAGCGGTCTGATCGCCCCCCTCCCCGGTGCCCGTGAGGCCATCGAGGAACTCGCCGCCGCCGGCCGCACCGTCGTGCTGACCACGGGCTTCGCCCGCGTCACCCAGGACGCCATCCTCGACGCCCTCGGCTGGCGGGACCCCTCGTTCCCCGTCGCGCTCACCCTGTGCCCGGCTGACGCCGGCGGGCGCGGACGGCCGTACCCGGACATGGTCCTCCAGGCCTTCCTGCACACCAAGGCCGCCGAGAGCACGACGCAGGTCGCCGTCGTCGGCGACACCTCGTACGACGTGCTCAGCGGTGTACGGGCCGGGGCCGGGCTGGTGGCCGGCGTGCGCACCGGCGCCCACGGCGACGACGCGTTCCGCGCGGCCGGTGCCACGCACGTCCTCGACTCCGTCGCCGACCTGCCCACCCTGCTGTCGGGAGCGCGCTGA